The Streptomyces sp. NBC_00670 genome window below encodes:
- a CDS encoding ABC transporter permease: MTVLKTSMRNFFAHKGRMALSAVAVLLSVAFVCGTLVFTDTMNTTFDKLFAATSSDVTVSPKDASDSGETTSDTGKPPVLPASVVAKVRGAEGVKSAEGTVFSSSVTVVDADKDSLSPTSGAPTIVGGWNGNDARTMKITDGAAPKGADQIMVDADTADKHHLKLGDEISVISAVGTHPAKISGFAAFTVTNPGAAIFYLDTATAQKTLVGESGVYTTVNVTAAAGVSDAALKKNVAGALGTGYKVQTAKEVSDANQNEIGSFLDVMKYAMLGFAGVAFLVGIFLIINTFSMLVAQRTREIGLMRAIGSSRKQVNRSVLVEALLLGVFGSVLGVGAGVGIAVGLMKVMGAVGMELSTDDLTVAWTTPVAGIALGVIVTVLAAYLPARRAGKVSPMAALRDAGAPADARAGRVRAVLGLLLTGGGVASLYAAGAAAKATEGSLWLGLGVVLSLVGFVVIGPLLASGVVRVLGAVLLRMFGPVGRMAERNALRNPRRTGATGAALMIGLALVACLSVVGSSMVASATDQLDKTVGTDFIIQSDSGQRITPEAVKAVKSVPELERVTEYRVTDADYTTPDGETLKDTAITAADPTYAQDLRTKTVAGDIADAYKPDSMSVHEKFAKDHGIHLGSKIKVAFKDGSTARLTVRAITSDDVVIDKGAMYTSVDTVEKYVPAKRMPLDMLLFGTAKDGQQDAAYKALKAELHDFPQYTVRDQTDYKQELKDQIGQLLNLIYGLLALAIIVAVLGVVNTLALSVVERTREIGLMRAIGLSRRQLRRMIRLESVVIALFGALLGLGLGMGWGATAQQLLALEGLKVLDIPWPTITGVFIGSAFVGLFAALVPAFRAGRMNVLNAIATE, translated from the coding sequence ATGACCGTCCTGAAGACCTCGATGCGCAACTTCTTCGCGCACAAGGGACGCATGGCGCTGTCGGCCGTGGCGGTCCTGCTGTCGGTGGCGTTCGTGTGCGGCACGCTCGTCTTCACCGACACGATGAACACGACGTTCGACAAGCTGTTCGCCGCGACCTCCTCCGACGTGACGGTCTCCCCGAAGGACGCCTCCGACAGCGGCGAGACCACCTCCGACACCGGGAAGCCGCCGGTCCTGCCCGCCTCCGTGGTGGCCAAGGTGCGCGGCGCGGAGGGCGTGAAGTCGGCCGAGGGCACGGTGTTCTCGTCCTCGGTGACCGTCGTCGACGCCGACAAGGACAGCCTGTCGCCCACCAGCGGGGCGCCGACCATCGTCGGCGGATGGAACGGCAACGACGCCCGCACCATGAAGATCACCGACGGGGCGGCGCCCAAGGGCGCGGACCAGATCATGGTGGACGCCGACACCGCCGACAAGCACCACCTCAAGCTCGGCGACGAGATCTCCGTGATCAGCGCGGTGGGCACGCACCCGGCGAAGATCTCCGGGTTCGCCGCGTTCACCGTCACCAACCCCGGTGCCGCGATCTTCTACCTCGACACCGCGACCGCGCAGAAGACGCTGGTCGGCGAGAGCGGCGTCTACACCACCGTCAACGTGACGGCGGCCGCCGGGGTGAGCGACGCGGCGCTGAAGAAGAACGTCGCGGGCGCGCTCGGCACCGGCTACAAGGTGCAGACCGCCAAGGAGGTCTCCGACGCCAACCAGAACGAGATCGGCAGCTTCCTGGACGTCATGAAGTACGCGATGCTCGGCTTCGCCGGGGTCGCCTTCCTCGTCGGGATCTTCCTGATCATCAACACGTTCTCCATGCTGGTCGCCCAGCGCACCCGGGAGATCGGGCTGATGCGGGCCATCGGCTCCTCGCGCAAGCAGGTCAACCGGTCGGTGCTGGTCGAGGCGCTGCTGCTGGGTGTGTTCGGCTCCGTGCTCGGGGTCGGGGCGGGCGTCGGCATCGCGGTCGGGCTGATGAAGGTCATGGGCGCGGTGGGCATGGAGCTGTCCACCGACGACCTGACCGTCGCCTGGACCACGCCGGTGGCCGGCATCGCGCTCGGCGTCATCGTCACCGTCCTCGCCGCGTATCTGCCGGCCCGGCGGGCGGGCAAGGTCTCGCCGATGGCCGCGCTGCGCGACGCCGGGGCCCCGGCGGACGCCCGCGCCGGACGCGTCCGGGCCGTCCTCGGCCTCCTGCTCACCGGTGGCGGCGTGGCGTCGCTGTACGCGGCCGGGGCGGCGGCCAAGGCGACCGAGGGGTCGCTGTGGCTGGGGCTCGGCGTGGTGCTCTCGCTCGTCGGCTTCGTCGTCATCGGTCCGCTGCTGGCGAGCGGGGTGGTACGGGTCCTGGGCGCGGTGCTGCTGCGGATGTTCGGGCCGGTCGGCCGGATGGCCGAGCGCAACGCGCTGCGCAACCCGCGCCGTACGGGGGCGACCGGTGCGGCCCTGATGATCGGGCTCGCCCTGGTGGCGTGCCTGTCGGTGGTCGGCTCCTCGATGGTCGCCTCGGCCACGGACCAGCTCGACAAGACCGTCGGCACGGACTTCATCATCCAGTCCGACAGCGGGCAGCGGATCACGCCCGAGGCGGTCAAGGCCGTCAAGTCGGTGCCGGAGCTGGAGCGGGTCACCGAGTACCGGGTGACCGACGCGGACTACACCACGCCCGACGGCGAGACCCTCAAGGACACCGCCATCACGGCCGCCGACCCGACGTACGCGCAGGACCTGCGCACCAAGACGGTGGCCGGTGACATCGCCGATGCGTACAAGCCAGACTCGATGTCCGTCCACGAGAAGTTCGCCAAGGACCACGGGATCCACCTCGGCTCGAAGATCAAGGTGGCCTTCAAGGACGGCTCGACCGCGCGGCTGACCGTGCGCGCCATCACCAGCGACGACGTGGTGATCGACAAGGGCGCGATGTACACGTCCGTCGACACCGTGGAGAAGTACGTCCCCGCGAAGCGGATGCCGCTGGACATGCTGCTCTTCGGCACGGCGAAGGACGGGCAGCAGGACGCCGCGTACAAGGCGCTCAAGGCGGAGCTGCACGACTTCCCGCAGTACACGGTCCGCGACCAGACCGACTACAAGCAGGAGCTGAAGGACCAGATCGGGCAGCTCCTGAACCTGATCTACGGGCTGCTGGCGCTGGCGATCATCGTGGCGGTCCTCGGCGTGGTCAACACGCTGGCGCTGTCGGTGGTGGAGCGCACGCGGGAGATCGGCCTGATGCGGGCGATCGGCCTCTCGCGGCGACAGCTGCGCCGGATGATCCGCCTGGAGTCGGTGGTGATCGCCCTCTTCGGCGCGCTGCTCGGCCTGGGCCTGGGCATGGGCTGGGGCGCCACGGCCCAGCAGCTCCTGGCCCTGGAGGGCCTGAAGGTCCTGGACATCCCGTGGCCGACGATCACGGGCGTCTTCATCGGCTCGGCCTTCGTGGGCCTCTTCGCGGCCCTGGTCCCGGCGTTCCGCGCGGGCCGGATGAACGTGCTGAACGCGATCGCGACGGAGTAG
- a CDS encoding ABC transporter ATP-binding protein codes for MTSAVTIPRHGGTGGRTAVAARARQVVKAYGSGETRVVALDHVDVDIARGQFTAIMGPSGSGKSTLMHCLAGLDTVTEGQIYLDETEITGLKDKKLTQLRRDRIGFIFQAFNLLPTLNALENITLPMDIAGRRADKEWLGRVVETVGLAERLKHRPSQLSGGQQQRVAVARALAARPEIIFGDEPTGNLDSRAGAEVLGFLRTSVDELGQTIVMVTHDPVAASYADRVLYLADGRIVDEMRQPTAEQVLDRMKDFDARGRTS; via the coding sequence GTGACATCGGCTGTGACCATTCCCAGGCACGGGGGTACTGGAGGGCGTACGGCCGTTGCCGCGCGGGCGCGGCAGGTCGTGAAGGCCTACGGCTCCGGGGAGACCCGTGTCGTCGCGCTCGACCACGTCGACGTGGACATCGCCCGTGGCCAGTTCACCGCGATCATGGGCCCCTCGGGGTCCGGCAAGTCCACCCTGATGCACTGCCTCGCCGGTCTCGACACCGTGACCGAGGGCCAGATCTACCTGGACGAGACCGAGATAACCGGGCTGAAGGACAAGAAGCTCACGCAGCTGCGCCGGGACCGGATCGGGTTCATCTTCCAGGCGTTCAACCTGCTGCCGACGCTGAACGCGCTGGAGAACATCACGCTGCCCATGGACATCGCGGGCCGCAGGGCGGACAAGGAGTGGCTGGGCCGGGTCGTGGAGACCGTGGGCCTCGCCGAGCGGCTCAAGCACCGTCCCAGCCAGCTCTCCGGCGGCCAGCAGCAGCGCGTCGCCGTGGCCCGCGCGCTGGCCGCCCGCCCCGAGATCATCTTCGGCGACGAGCCGACCGGAAACCTCGACTCCCGGGCCGGCGCGGAGGTCCTCGGCTTCCTGCGCACCTCCGTCGACGAGCTGGGCCAGACCATCGTGATGGTCACGCACGACCCGGTGGCCGCCTCGTACGCGGACCGGGTGCTCTACCTCGCCGACGGCCGCATCGTCGACGAGATGCGGCAGCCCACCGCCGAGCAGGTCCTGGACCGCATGAAGGACTTCGACGCCCGGGGACGTACGTCATGA
- a CDS encoding cellulose-binding protein, with translation MSGPPAVPYEFDVVRRGYRPDRVDAFVGDLSRDRDAAWERAARLTVLAREMDEELAPLREAVAGLAPQTYESLGEGARRLFESVREEAEAVRESGRREAERLAAEAEAEARRLAEAARAYADGVLAEAEEQAGRRLAAARAEADEVRIATRREVKAGRGESLAAVREARERTQALLDDRERERAERFAEVDRAAAERTAELDARYAERTAEAEAGLAEAERALARAAEDAEREEEAARTRAEELVAEARAREERIARDTERVLREHGERWDDVRARIDQVRASLLALRGG, from the coding sequence CTGAGCGGTCCGCCGGCGGTGCCGTACGAGTTCGACGTCGTACGGCGCGGCTACCGCCCCGACCGGGTCGACGCCTTCGTCGGGGACCTCTCACGGGACCGCGACGCCGCCTGGGAGCGGGCGGCGCGGCTGACCGTGCTGGCCCGGGAGATGGACGAGGAACTGGCGCCGCTGCGGGAGGCGGTGGCCGGCCTCGCCCCGCAGACGTACGAGAGCCTCGGCGAGGGCGCGCGACGGCTCTTCGAGTCCGTGCGCGAGGAGGCCGAGGCCGTACGGGAGTCCGGGCGCCGGGAGGCGGAGCGGCTGGCCGCCGAGGCAGAGGCGGAGGCCCGGCGCCTCGCCGAGGCCGCGCGGGCGTACGCCGACGGGGTGCTGGCCGAGGCGGAGGAGCAGGCCGGACGGCGGCTGGCGGCGGCCCGCGCGGAGGCCGACGAGGTACGGATCGCCACCCGCCGCGAGGTGAAGGCGGGCCGCGGCGAGTCCCTCGCGGCGGTGCGGGAGGCCCGGGAGCGGACCCAGGCGCTGCTGGACGACCGCGAGCGCGAGCGGGCGGAGCGGTTCGCCGAGGTCGACCGGGCCGCCGCCGAGCGGACGGCGGAACTGGACGCGCGGTACGCCGAACGGACCGCCGAGGCCGAGGCCGGACTCGCGGAGGCGGAACGGGCGCTGGCCCGCGCGGCGGAGGACGCCGAGCGCGAGGAGGAGGCGGCGCGCACGCGGGCGGAGGAACTGGTGGCCGAGGCCAGGGCCCGCGAGGAGCGGATCGCGCGCGACACGGAGCGGGTGCTGCGGGAGCACGGGGAGCGCTGGGACGACGTACGGGCCCGGATCGACCAGGTCCGGGCCAGCCTGCTGGCCCTCAGGGGAGGCTGA
- a CDS encoding SUKH-4 family immunity protein codes for MVTYAQAQERAEEWINGDVPAYQHREVRVREFELGFVVWAEDRADGPRSDGGGQRLVLARDSGEATLWPSLPVGEVIRRYEEEYGRPDAVPADTPAAPPARMDLNQTSFLLTPPEWLQEAADRLGIPDQRRDRTGGAGAAAPPPPADGPPGDDGSRAPGAGRAVGSDAPEAPGGGTQWPAPVPGDVRGSGAQGQLPGAPPGATPWTGTDITADADDDRSVALPATVFAPPLSGADDGDAAPGPVADAKTALMSGGSGLPPTTVAPALDTDPQGPGAPPSYGYPAQTPTGGAPDAATGDPAAAQPPGAPGAGAPQAPGGTPAGGVHHAATVLAGPSIGGPGAPPPPGGPGGPGSPGAPQASGDPGAVGGPGAPSASGGPAGPGVPPPPGAPGAPGAPAGAGVPQAPGGTPAGGVHHAATVLAGPSVGGPGVPPPPGAPGTPGAQPGPGAPQPPGAPGVPGAGAPQAPGGTPAGGVHHAATVLAGPSVGGPGVPPPPAAPGAPGAPGAPGAPGAPGGPRAPQPPGAPGTPGTPGAVHHAETVLAGPSVGGPGMPPLPGAVPPPPGAPGMPGGPVGGPVPGGPGAPGGAYGYPPHGQPTVGPGYQAVLRYRAQDGSEQQIIRRSAPGTPHPEWQIFHELRGLNVPPDQVLELHTELESCHLPGAYCARMIGEQWPNARITSIAPYGTDHASRQQGMQQLLAHQGELHQVADGPARPAPVRAPIPPVPPAPPIPPEGIAQELAAAFGPGIFRFDQTAVSREGVPPVVAHTLVVAGLPVDMGPFFWAQAQPGRPVPTLAELAQERGVRPAADAGSYLVMGSDFGKALCVQYGTANIVAVPVEAGPNGQSAPPQFVNTGLPEFARCLALLGRMWRLRYGLNQEQAGRWTVDFQAQLAALDPAALNSPESWWSVLLEQMWDGLL; via the coding sequence ATGGTGACCTACGCGCAGGCGCAGGAGCGCGCCGAGGAGTGGATCAACGGCGACGTGCCCGCGTACCAGCACCGTGAGGTGCGGGTGCGGGAGTTCGAGCTCGGGTTCGTGGTGTGGGCGGAGGACCGGGCGGACGGGCCCCGTTCGGACGGGGGCGGTCAGCGGCTGGTGCTCGCGCGGGACAGCGGGGAGGCGACGCTGTGGCCGTCGCTGCCGGTGGGTGAGGTGATCCGCCGGTACGAGGAGGAGTACGGCCGGCCGGACGCGGTCCCGGCGGACACGCCGGCGGCGCCGCCGGCCCGGATGGACCTGAACCAGACGTCGTTCCTGCTGACCCCGCCGGAGTGGCTCCAGGAGGCGGCGGACCGCCTCGGCATCCCGGACCAGCGGAGGGATCGGACGGGGGGTGCGGGCGCGGCGGCACCCCCGCCTCCGGCGGATGGCCCGCCGGGGGACGACGGTTCCCGGGCGCCGGGCGCCGGGCGTGCCGTGGGGTCGGATGCGCCGGAGGCGCCCGGTGGGGGCACGCAGTGGCCCGCGCCCGTCCCCGGTGACGTACGGGGCTCGGGTGCGCAGGGCCAACTGCCGGGCGCGCCCCCCGGGGCGACGCCCTGGACCGGTACGGACATCACCGCCGACGCGGACGACGACCGTTCGGTCGCGCTGCCGGCGACGGTGTTCGCCCCGCCGCTGAGCGGAGCGGACGACGGCGACGCCGCGCCGGGGCCGGTGGCGGACGCCAAGACCGCGCTGATGTCGGGCGGCAGCGGCCTCCCGCCGACGACGGTGGCTCCCGCGCTGGACACCGACCCGCAGGGCCCGGGGGCCCCGCCGTCGTACGGGTACCCCGCGCAGACCCCCACCGGGGGCGCCCCCGACGCCGCGACGGGCGATCCCGCCGCGGCACAGCCGCCTGGTGCCCCCGGCGCCGGTGCGCCGCAGGCGCCCGGTGGTACGCCCGCCGGTGGTGTGCACCATGCGGCCACCGTGCTCGCCGGTCCGTCCATCGGCGGCCCGGGCGCGCCGCCTCCGCCGGGCGGGCCGGGCGGGCCGGGCAGTCCTGGTGCACCGCAGGCGTCGGGTGACCCTGGCGCCGTGGGTGGTCCTGGTGCGCCGAGTGCTTCCGGCGGTCCGGCCGGACCTGGCGTACCACCTCCGCCGGGTGCTCCGGGTGCTCCGGGTGCCCCGGCCGGTGCCGGTGTGCCGCAGGCGCCGGGTGGTACGCCCGCCGGTGGCGTGCACCACGCCGCCACCGTGCTCGCCGGTCCGTCCGTCGGCGGTCCCGGGGTTCCGCCCCCGCCCGGCGCTCCGGGCACCCCGGGCGCCCAGCCCGGTCCCGGCGCCCCGCAGCCGCCGGGTGCCCCCGGGGTTCCGGGGGCCGGTGCGCCGCAGGCGCCGGGTGGTACGCCCGCCGGTGGTGTGCACCATGCGGCCACCGTGCTCGCCGGTCCGTCCGTCGGCGGCCCCGGGGTTCCGCCCCCGCCGGCGGCCCCGGGAGCTCCCGGCGCTCCCGGCGCTCCCGGCGCTCCCGGCGCCCCCGGCGGCCCCCGTGCCCCCCAGCCGCCCGGCGCGCCGGGCACCCCCGGTACCCCCGGTGCCGTCCACCACGCCGAGACCGTGCTCGCCGGACCGTCCGTCGGCGGGCCCGGCATGCCGCCGCTCCCGGGCGCCGTGCCGCCCCCGCCGGGCGCCCCGGGCATGCCCGGCGGGCCGGTCGGTGGTCCCGTGCCCGGTGGGCCGGGCGCACCCGGCGGTGCCTACGGTTACCCCCCGCACGGGCAGCCCACCGTCGGGCCCGGGTACCAGGCCGTGCTGCGCTACCGCGCGCAGGACGGGTCGGAGCAGCAGATCATCCGGCGTTCCGCGCCGGGCACCCCGCACCCGGAGTGGCAGATCTTCCACGAGCTGCGCGGTCTGAACGTGCCGCCGGACCAGGTGCTGGAGCTGCACACGGAGCTGGAGTCCTGCCACCTCCCGGGCGCCTACTGCGCCCGGATGATCGGCGAGCAGTGGCCCAACGCCCGGATCACCTCCATCGCCCCGTACGGCACCGACCACGCTTCCCGCCAGCAGGGTATGCAGCAACTTCTCGCGCACCAGGGGGAGTTGCACCAGGTCGCGGACGGCCCCGCCCGCCCCGCCCCCGTGCGGGCGCCGATCCCGCCGGTGCCGCCCGCCCCGCCGATTCCCCCGGAGGGCATCGCACAGGAGCTGGCCGCGGCCTTCGGCCCCGGCATCTTCCGCTTCGACCAGACGGCGGTCTCCCGCGAGGGCGTCCCGCCGGTCGTGGCGCACACGCTCGTCGTCGCGGGGCTGCCGGTCGACATGGGCCCGTTCTTCTGGGCGCAGGCCCAGCCGGGCCGCCCCGTCCCGACGCTGGCGGAGCTGGCGCAGGAGCGCGGGGTGCGGCCGGCCGCCGACGCCGGCTCGTACCTCGTGATGGGCAGCGACTTCGGCAAGGCGCTCTGCGTGCAGTACGGCACGGCGAACATCGTCGCCGTACCGGTGGAGGCGGGCCCGAACGGGCAGTCCGCACCGCCGCAGTTCGTCAACACGGGACTGCCCGAGTTCGCGCGCTGCCTCGCCCTCCTCGGGCGGATGTGGCGGCTGCGCTACGGCCTGAACCAGGAGCAGGCGGGCCGCTGGACCGTCGACTTCCAGGCGCAGCTCGCCGCGCTGGACCCGGCGGCGCTGAACTCGCCGGAGAGCTGGTGGTCGGTGCTGCTGGAGCAGATGTGGGACGGCCTGCTGTGA
- a CDS encoding SMI1/KNR4 family protein, protein MTTGRPGLGVSPGGHQVRGHAVPPNVAYAGQVVRFPDPVRAARHPGGVRVDGQGYPDFSPYARAAAEIAEPPEGFGVDELRLTDYVSANAALAASGHELWDTVPNVATPHGWTWHHVRGGRRLELVPVEVKALLRHHGGIATARVEQDKRGTRPLQETRPAHFGLPKSAVAVTEQEVLGVEEDLGYRLPGAYRSFLKAAGGCAPVGTALDAELGLLVDQPFFTVRDEAAVNDLVYVNKCLRDHLTKDYLGVAFVQGGLLAVKVKGERLGSVWFCAYDDARDVDPSWSPAERVERLLLPCGDDFDAFLGRLAGSPPELETVANLMVDGGFARAVPVSSAGE, encoded by the coding sequence ATGACGACAGGTCGGCCCGGGCTGGGGGTTTCACCCGGTGGCCACCAGGTGCGGGGACACGCCGTGCCGCCGAACGTGGCCTACGCGGGGCAGGTCGTGCGGTTCCCGGATCCGGTCCGGGCCGCGCGGCACCCCGGTGGGGTGCGGGTGGACGGGCAGGGTTATCCCGACTTCTCGCCGTACGCGCGGGCGGCCGCGGAGATCGCGGAGCCGCCGGAGGGTTTCGGCGTGGACGAACTGCGGCTGACGGACTACGTGTCGGCGAACGCGGCGCTGGCGGCGTCGGGGCACGAGCTGTGGGACACGGTTCCGAACGTGGCGACGCCGCACGGCTGGACCTGGCACCACGTGCGGGGCGGCCGCCGGCTGGAGCTGGTGCCGGTCGAGGTGAAGGCGCTGCTGCGGCACCACGGCGGGATCGCGACGGCGCGGGTGGAGCAGGACAAGCGCGGGACACGGCCGTTGCAGGAGACGCGGCCGGCCCACTTCGGGCTGCCGAAGTCGGCGGTGGCGGTGACGGAGCAGGAGGTGCTGGGGGTCGAGGAGGACCTGGGGTACCGGCTGCCGGGCGCCTACCGCTCGTTCCTGAAGGCGGCGGGCGGGTGCGCGCCGGTGGGCACCGCGCTCGACGCGGAGCTGGGGCTGCTGGTCGACCAGCCGTTCTTCACGGTGCGGGACGAGGCGGCGGTGAACGACCTCGTGTACGTCAACAAGTGCCTGCGGGACCATCTGACCAAGGACTACCTGGGGGTGGCCTTCGTGCAGGGCGGTCTGCTGGCGGTGAAGGTGAAGGGCGAGCGGCTCGGCTCGGTCTGGTTCTGCGCGTACGACGACGCCCGGGACGTGGATCCGTCGTGGTCGCCGGCGGAGCGGGTGGAGCGGTTGCTGCTGCCGTGCGGGGACGACTTCGACGCGTTCCTGGGGCGGTTGGCGGGTTCTCCGCCGGAGTTGGAGACGGTGGCGAATCTGATGGTGGACGGCGGGTTCGCGCGTGCCGTTCCGGTGTCTTCCGCGGGGGAGTGA
- a CDS encoding YwqJ-related putative deaminase produces the protein MNATQTEHRTNPSGDPRIGWSATAAPQAPALLHRRDGILPTIAAALSVRGTTLTGTAARGDQPPTLHPLVQDFLDTLTTGQRDRRTGRCAETLLISRHLATADAARSKRAARKPMTNGEARRALKHAKLTARRIREDGDPLHGSFATPCHACTALSAHFGVRVVDSTQQD, from the coding sequence ATGAACGCGACACAGACGGAACACCGGACGAACCCGTCCGGAGATCCCCGCATCGGCTGGAGCGCCACCGCGGCACCACAGGCCCCCGCCCTCCTCCACCGTCGCGACGGCATCCTCCCCACCATCGCCGCCGCCCTCTCCGTCCGCGGCACCACCCTCACCGGCACCGCCGCCCGCGGCGACCAGCCGCCCACCCTGCACCCCCTGGTCCAGGACTTCCTCGACACCCTCACCACCGGGCAACGCGACCGGCGCACCGGACGCTGCGCCGAGACGCTCCTCATCTCCCGGCACCTCGCCACCGCCGACGCCGCCCGCAGCAAGCGCGCCGCCCGCAAACCCATGACCAACGGCGAGGCCCGCAGAGCCCTCAAGCACGCCAAGCTCACCGCCCGCCGCATCCGCGAGGACGGCGACCCCCTGCACGGCAGCTTCGCCACCCCCTGCCACGCCTGCACCGCGCTCAGCGCCCACTTCGGCGTCCGCGTCGTCGACTCCACCCAGCAGGACTGA
- a CDS encoding SUKH-3 domain-containing protein: MHTDRTSTTRFAVPVDAALRTAGWTPGRWDIKQAEIWADTLRDHTTPGGHRHTVFPAAVEAWAEFGGLRLTAQEAGRQLAPAPLHLDPLHGLHLARTLGDLGRALGTELCPLGEETDSRALLAIDAEGRTYALDHTGDWYLGADLDQGLTTLLTGMTPVRLTTA; encoded by the coding sequence ATGCACACCGACCGCACCTCCACCACCCGCTTCGCCGTCCCCGTGGACGCCGCGCTGCGCACCGCCGGCTGGACCCCGGGACGCTGGGACATAAAGCAGGCCGAGATCTGGGCCGACACCCTGCGCGACCACACCACGCCCGGCGGCCACCGGCACACCGTCTTCCCCGCCGCCGTCGAGGCCTGGGCCGAATTCGGCGGCCTGCGGCTCACCGCACAGGAGGCCGGACGCCAGCTCGCCCCCGCGCCCCTGCACCTCGACCCCCTGCACGGCCTCCACCTCGCCCGCACCCTCGGCGACCTCGGCCGCGCCCTCGGCACCGAACTCTGCCCCCTCGGCGAGGAGACCGACAGCCGCGCCCTCCTCGCCATCGACGCCGAAGGCCGCACCTACGCCCTCGACCACACCGGCGACTGGTACCTCGGCGCCGACCTCGACCAGGGCCTCACCACCCTGCTCACCGGCATGACACCGGTCCGCCTCACGACGGCCTGA
- a CDS encoding sensor histidine kinase yields MTTTGEERAGPSPGGGPWWWDRWRSAVLDVGLAAVSAVECTAEGWPFAQDAGLPVSVGMVFGFLAGLSLVLRRKWPIAVVLVAIAITPAQMGFLLGLVGLYTLAAAELPRRIIGALSGMSFVATLIVTYVRAHQGVMHGDLAISDWFVPFLSLTTALGMTTPPVLLGLYVGARRRLMESLRERADSLERELLLLAERAEERAEWARNEERTRIAREMHDVVAHRVSLMVVHAAALQAVARKDPEKAVRNAALVGDMGRQALTELREMLGVLRSGDALAGRERGVLGGSDGVVEPVPLAAVGLAAAAAASRVDEGPSGGNEGTPEGPTLAELDELVGQSAAAGMVVDLSVEGEARGYAPEVESTAYRVVQEALTNVHKHAAGAKTYVRLAHRAAEIAMQVENEPAPEPEPGAVDAARLPSGGNGLVGMKERVSALGGVFVSGPTDAGGFRVSAVIPAGAASA; encoded by the coding sequence ATGACCACGACGGGGGAAGAGCGTGCCGGGCCGTCGCCGGGGGGCGGGCCCTGGTGGTGGGACCGGTGGCGTTCGGCGGTGCTGGACGTCGGGCTCGCGGCGGTGTCCGCCGTGGAGTGCACGGCGGAGGGGTGGCCGTTCGCGCAGGACGCGGGGCTGCCCGTGTCGGTGGGGATGGTGTTCGGATTCCTCGCCGGCCTCTCGCTGGTGCTGCGGCGGAAGTGGCCGATCGCCGTCGTGCTGGTGGCGATCGCGATCACGCCGGCGCAGATGGGGTTCCTGCTGGGCCTGGTGGGCCTCTACACGCTGGCCGCCGCCGAACTGCCGCGGCGGATCATCGGGGCGCTGTCCGGGATGTCGTTCGTCGCGACGCTGATCGTGACGTACGTGCGGGCGCACCAGGGGGTGATGCACGGGGATCTGGCGATCAGTGACTGGTTCGTGCCGTTCCTCTCGCTCACGACCGCGCTCGGGATGACGACACCGCCGGTGCTGCTGGGGCTGTACGTCGGGGCGCGGCGGCGGCTGATGGAGAGTCTGCGGGAGCGGGCGGATTCGCTGGAGCGGGAGTTGCTGCTGCTGGCGGAACGTGCCGAGGAGCGGGCGGAGTGGGCGCGCAACGAGGAGCGGACGCGCATCGCGCGCGAGATGCACGACGTGGTGGCGCACCGGGTGAGTCTGATGGTGGTGCACGCGGCGGCGTTGCAGGCGGTGGCGCGGAAGGACCCGGAGAAGGCGGTGCGCAACGCGGCGCTGGTGGGGGACATGGGCCGGCAGGCGTTGACCGAGCTGCGGGAGATGCTCGGGGTGCTGCGCAGCGGGGACGCTCTCGCGGGGCGGGAGCGCGGGGTGCTGGGCGGTTCCGACGGTGTGGTGGAGCCGGTGCCGTTGGCGGCGGTGGGCCTGGCCGCGGCCGCGGCGGCTTCGCGGGTGGACGAGGGGCCGTCCGGCGGGAATGAGGGGACGCCGGAGGGGCCGACGCTGGCGGAGCTGGACGAGCTGGTGGGGCAGTCGGCGGCGGCCGGGATGGTGGTCGATCTGTCGGTGGAGGGGGAGGCGCGGGGATACGCGCCGGAGGTGGAGTCGACGGCGTACCGGGTGGTGCAGGAGGCGTTGACCAACGTCCACAAGCATGCGGCGGGTGCGAAGACGTATGTGCGGCTGGCGCACCGGGCGGCGGAGATCGCGATGCAGGTGGAGAACGAGCCGGCGCCCGAGCCGGAGCCGGGCGCGGTGGACGCGGCCCGGTTGCCGAGCGGGGGGAACGGGCTGGTGGGGATGAAGGAGCGGGTGAGCGCGCTGGGGGGCGTGTTCGTGTCCGGTCCGACGGATGCGGGGGGTTTCCGGGTGTCGGCGGTGATCCCGGCGGGGGCGGCGTCGGCGTAG